GAACGATACAAGATTCAGTGTCTGCCAATCCTGGGGGGTGGAATCCTGGAGTTCCACATACCCTTGCGTGATGTAACTACGATTGATGGGCTGACTGGATTAACCAATCGTACCGAGGGCGAGCAAATAGTGCGTCGTGCTTTAGCCTTGATGCACCGTATGAAATCCGGCTATGCGCTCGTCATGCTAGACCTCGATAAGTTCAAGAATGTAAACGATACTTTTGGCCATGAAGCAGGAGATTGTGTGCTTGCGGCGTTTGCAGAGGTTTTGCGGAACACCGTACGGAAGACCGACGTTGCCGTACGCTGGGGTGGAGAGGAGTTTCTTGTGATGTTGCACGGTGCAGACCAAACAGCCGCGGAACGCTTTGCCAACCGCGTTCTGGACGGCACCCGTAACCTTAGCGTCTCGTTCGACGGTAAAATACTGACTGTTACCGTTAGCGCCGGAATACGTTTTGTTCGAGCTGATGAAAGTCAGTCGATAACTTTCGACCAAGCCTTGAAAGATGCGGATAACGCGCTATATGAAGCCAAGAAGGCAGGGCGCGATCGATATCACATGCACAATGAATAAATTTCCTGGTGTTTCCTGGCCCCCAACAAAGCCCTCCAATCGACGTTCGTCCCTCACGCGGTAGCGCCCCAGCCGCCCAACCCATCATTTTTGAGCCATTGATTTACAGCTCCACACAGCCTCGCAACGGAGGGAACGTGGCCGTCTATCTCCTGTTGCGCCGCGTCTAAAAAAACTCCTATTAACCCTAAAGTTAATACGCCATCTGCCGTTAGACAGGGGCACAAACCTGCGCGCCCTTGCGGCAGGCCGTCGGACAAACATAAAAACCAACAAGGAATTGATCATGCATACCTCGAAAAAAGCCCTCTTGATCGGCGGACTCATGGCGAGTCTCATGGCCGCGAGCCTGCCCGCACAAGCCACCGTCACCATCGGCGTCCTCGCCCCCCGCGGCGAACTCATCGCCATGAAACAGTGGAGCGCCTTCGGAAAATACCTGAGCAGCCAAATCGGCGACACGGTGGAGATCAAGCCCTACGGCCCGCGTGACCTCGTCACCGCCGCCGCGGACAACCAAGTGGATTTCACCCTCGCCAATCCCACCCAGGCCATTATTTTGCAGGATGTCCACCAGGCCACCCCGCTGGCGACGCTGAACAAGAAATCCGGCAGCCAGTTCGCGGGCGTCATCGTGGCGAAAAAGGGCAGCGGCATCACCAAGGCCGAGGATTTGAAGGGCAAGAAGGTCATGTCGCTGAAATTCCGTGCCGCGGCCGGCGCTTATACGTTTCAGACGTATCACTTGATGCAAAAGGGCATCGACCCCCACAAAGACTTCGCCTCTTTCAAGGAGGGCAAGAAGCAGGATGACCTGGTATTGGCCGTCAAGGCCGGCGTCATTGATGCCGCCTTCGTGCGTTCGGGCCTGCTGGAGAACATGGCCAAGGAAGGCAAGATCAAGCTGGAGGATTTCGAAATCGTGGACCAGCGCACAGGCGACGGCTTTCCCCACCTCCACTCCACCGACCTCTACCCCGAGTGGTATCTCTTCTCGCTGCAGAACACCGATGCCGGTGTGGCCGGAAAGATCAAAACCGCCAGCATCAACCTGAAGGCAGGGGATGACGCCGCCAAGGACGCCAATATCGAGGGTTTCGTGGAGCCCGTGTCGCTGGACGGCATGAAGGCGGCGTTGAAGGCATTGAAGATCAAGCCGTACGATAAATAACGTCGCCACCCAGGGAGTTACAACGCAATGATTGCCACCATCATATCCACCTGCAACCTCGGAAAAATGGGCATGGCCGCGAAATTCAGCGCGGCCACCGCCATCACCCTGGTCATCCTCATGGGCATCGGCGGCACCGTGGTGCTCAACCTGCAAGACCGAACCCTGGGGACGTTGCTGGACACCTCCAGCGGCATCGTCAAGGACATCGCCGCGGACCAGGTCGCGGCCAACCAGGATTCGGAACAGCTCAAGGCCGCGCAGTTGGGCAAGATGCTGGCGAAGATCGCCCCCGCGGCCATCGCCTCCTTCGATCTCAGCGCCTTGCTGGAATACGCCACCGTCGCCACGGAGGACCCGGACGTTTCTTACGTGGCCTTCATCAGCACCGACGGCAACGTCCTGGCAGAGTCCGGCGACAAGGCCACCGTCGCGGCGGATGCTGTGCAGGAAAAGACCATCGTTTACGAGGAAAATCCACTGGGCAAAGTGGTGGTGGGTTTCAACCACAACCGCACCGAGGCCCAGTTTGCCAAGCTGGAAACGCGCAACGCAAATAACCTCAACAGCATGCACGACACCAAGGGTAAGTCCTATCGCTCGGCGTTGATCAGTCTGATTCTGTTGAGCGTGTTCATCACCGTCATGGCGGTGATGGTGATTTACCTGGTCACCCGCAGTATCGTGAAACCCCTGTGCGTGGCGGTGGACGCCACCAAGCGCATCGCGGGCGGCGACCTTACCGTGCAGGTGGAAAGCCACTCCGAAGACGAAACCGGTCGCCTGCTGGAGGCCATGCAGACCATGCAGGAGGGCCTGCATGGCATCGTCAATCAGATCACCGGCGCCACGGTGCAGCTCGGCGCCACGGCGGAACAGATGTCGAGCGTCACACAGCAAACCAGCCAGGGTGCCCAGCAACAGGAGTCCGAGACCGATCAACTGGCCACCGCCATCAACGAAATGGCGGCCACGGTGCAGGAAGTTTCGCGTAACGCCATGAAGGCGGCTGTCGCGGCGCAAAACGCCGACGAGGCGGCCATCAACGGCAAGAACGTGGTGCAGGAAACCACCGACGTCATCAACGGCCTGGTGACAGAAATCGTCTCCACGGCGGAAGTCGTTCAGGCCTTGCAATCGGAGGCCAACGACATCGGCACGGTGCTGGACGTCATCCGCGGCATCGCGGAACAGACCAACCTGCTGGCGCTCAACGCCGCCATCGAGGCCGCCCGCGCCGGCGAACAAGGCCGCGGCTTCGCCGTGGTGGCCGACGAAGTGCGCACGCTGGCTTCGCGTACCCAGCAATCCACCCAGGAAATCCAGCAGATGATCGAGCGCCTGCAAAAAGGTGCCAGCAAGGCCGTGACCGCCATGGAAAACAGCCAGGAACGCACCCAGACCAGCGCCGAGAAGGCATCCAGCGCCATGGATTCCCTCAATGACATCGTCGGCGCCGTCGCCACCATCACCGAAATGAACACCCAGATCGCCAGCGCCGCGGAGGAACAAAGCACGGTAGCCGAAGAGATCAACCGCAGCGTCACCAAGATACGGACGGTGGCCGGTCAAACCGCCGACAACGCCCAGCTCACCGCCGAGGCCGGCGGCGAATTGGCCGACATCGCCGGTCAGTTGCAACGACTCGTCGGCCGGTTCCGCGTGTAAATCCGCGCAGGGGGCGGAAACGCGGGTCCGCCCCTACCGATCCGTCACCAGCTCCAGGTTAGCAAGTTTTAGTTATAAGGGGCCACTGCTGTCCCGTTAACAGACACTGCCATATTGTAATAGGTTATTTTCCGGGGCCTACAGTGTGTTTTTTGGATTTGAGACATGAATTCTTAGCAACCTCTCTCGTCAGAGCCTGCCCCGCGAAGCGCTTTGGGCATTCCGGCGCATACCCTCAGGGCATAAAGGCCGGAACATAAGCGCGTAGCGCGTTGAACGCCAAAGGAGGCCCGAAGGGTGAACGAAGCGAATAATCCAGAGGTCGCCTAAGAGCGCCTACTTTTGGTTTAACGAATTACTGGATTCCGGCATGCGCCGGCATGACGGAAGTAAAGTTAACAGGACAGCACTGATACTTTTTCCCTTCATTAGAAACAATGGTTCTCGCCCCGCTGCCGATTGCCGTTACAAGGGGATTTCCAGTTTGTTCATCCGGTAATACAGTTGACGTGGTGTCAATCCGAGGTGATTGGCGGCCAGGGTTTTATTGCCCCCGGCTATGCGTAGTGCATCCTCGATACTCTGGCGCTCATTGCCATTAACCCGGGTATACGGCCTGCCGGCAATAGTGTTTTGAGACTCATTGGCGGAATGCGGTGGCTCGACATCAATCGTGGCCTCTTCACACAAAATATCCTGAATATCTTGCTCGGTAACGGCGGAAGTATCAGACATGATAACGGTGCGGGCGATAACATTTTCTAACTGGCGCACATTACCGGGCCAGTCATATTCTTCCAGGGTGGATAAGCCTTTCGCTTCAATGACGACGTTTCTATGGTGGCGCTGGTTTTCTCTAATCAGAAAATAAGACGCTAACAGCCGAATATCATCGCGACGTGCCCGCAACGGCGGCAGCCCGATTCGTATCACATTGATACGGTAATACAGGTCCACGCGAAAGGCGCCTTCATTCACGGCGCGTTGTAGATTCTTGTTGGTCGCCGTGATGATGCGGGTGTCTACCTGGGTCTCTTTATTTCCTCCCACCCGTTGAATCATTTTATCCTGCATTATACGTAACACTTTTGCTTGCAGGTCGAGACTCATGTCGCCAATCTCATCCAGGAACAGGGTACCGTTGGCCGCCAGCTCGAATTTGCCGACACGCGAAGCATCCGCGCCGGTAAAGCTGCCTTTTTCATGGCCGAATAAT
The window above is part of the Gammaproteobacteria bacterium genome. Proteins encoded here:
- a CDS encoding GGDEF domain-containing protein, which codes for MKKGRLNVRRKQDYNSESNLITPKCIKNAWPVLDALPFPVMHIDSDYRVIASNRMAAQEYASVEGCCHQISHGYDTPCDENGEHCPKQDAELSGRPVAVLHVHQIKTGVERYKIQCLPILGGGILEFHIPLRDVTTIDGLTGLTNRTEGEQIVRRALALMHRMKSGYALVMLDLDKFKNVNDTFGHEAGDCVLAAFAEVLRNTVRKTDVAVRWGGEEFLVMLHGADQTAAERFANRVLDGTRNLSVSFDGKILTVTVSAGIRFVRADESQSITFDQALKDADNALYEAKKAGRDRYHMHNE
- a CDS encoding phosphate/phosphite/phosphonate ABC transporter substrate-binding protein gives rise to the protein MHTSKKALLIGGLMASLMAASLPAQATVTIGVLAPRGELIAMKQWSAFGKYLSSQIGDTVEIKPYGPRDLVTAAADNQVDFTLANPTQAIILQDVHQATPLATLNKKSGSQFAGVIVAKKGSGITKAEDLKGKKVMSLKFRAAAGAYTFQTYHLMQKGIDPHKDFASFKEGKKQDDLVLAVKAGVIDAAFVRSGLLENMAKEGKIKLEDFEIVDQRTGDGFPHLHSTDLYPEWYLFSLQNTDAGVAGKIKTASINLKAGDDAAKDANIEGFVEPVSLDGMKAALKALKIKPYDK
- a CDS encoding methyl-accepting chemotaxis protein, with translation MIATIISTCNLGKMGMAAKFSAATAITLVILMGIGGTVVLNLQDRTLGTLLDTSSGIVKDIAADQVAANQDSEQLKAAQLGKMLAKIAPAAIASFDLSALLEYATVATEDPDVSYVAFISTDGNVLAESGDKATVAADAVQEKTIVYEENPLGKVVVGFNHNRTEAQFAKLETRNANNLNSMHDTKGKSYRSALISLILLSVFITVMAVMVIYLVTRSIVKPLCVAVDATKRIAGGDLTVQVESHSEDETGRLLEAMQTMQEGLHGIVNQITGATVQLGATAEQMSSVTQQTSQGAQQQESETDQLATAINEMAATVQEVSRNAMKAAVAAQNADEAAINGKNVVQETTDVINGLVTEIVSTAEVVQALQSEANDIGTVLDVIRGIAEQTNLLALNAAIEAARAGEQGRGFAVVADEVRTLASRTQQSTQEIQQMIERLQKGASKAVTAMENSQERTQTSAEKASSAMDSLNDIVGAVATITEMNTQIASAAEEQSTVAEEINRSVTKIRTVAGQTADNAQLTAEAGGELADIAGQLQRLVGRFRV